A section of the Leptospira kobayashii genome encodes:
- a CDS encoding sulfite exporter TauE/SafE family protein, which yields MEIHFALLGSAFLSGIAGSLHCAGMCGPLAGTLSILIPDKSKNTSLQLAYNSGRLVSYSIIGLLLGLLGEGTNLVFSKLLPIQEIAAWMGILVLLFLGVGLVFGKFAISNSYLTRLMGKVTKPILGDLKNNSLSSKKTISLGFVFGFLTGFLPCGILYPAFATAFASGSPFLGSAIMAFFFLGTFPLLFLFGIGFRSILTKVRGQFIRYAGGAIVIVSIFMILLRFQHNHEGHSTFTKETGEDIHCHSH from the coding sequence ATGGAAATTCATTTTGCATTACTCGGTTCCGCATTCTTAAGCGGTATCGCAGGTTCCCTTCATTGTGCCGGGATGTGCGGCCCTTTGGCCGGAACCTTATCCATTCTGATTCCCGACAAATCAAAGAACACAAGCTTACAGCTCGCATACAATTCCGGAAGACTAGTTTCTTACTCTATAATAGGACTTTTGCTCGGATTATTGGGAGAAGGAACGAATTTAGTATTTTCTAAACTCTTACCTATACAAGAGATCGCAGCTTGGATGGGAATTTTGGTCCTTCTATTTTTGGGAGTCGGTTTGGTATTCGGAAAATTCGCCATTTCAAACTCCTACCTTACAAGACTAATGGGAAAGGTCACAAAACCGATTTTAGGTGATTTAAAAAACAATTCTTTAAGTTCTAAAAAAACGATTTCACTCGGATTTGTCTTCGGATTTCTAACCGGATTTCTCCCTTGCGGAATCCTCTACCCAGCTTTTGCCACAGCATTTGCAAGTGGCTCTCCATTTCTCGGATCGGCAATCATGGCCTTCTTTTTTTTAGGAACATTCCCTTTATTATTTTTATTTGGAATCGGGTTCAGATCCATTTTGACAAAGGTAAGGGGACAATTCATTCGTTACGCGGGAGGAGCGATCGTAATCGTCTCCATCTTTATGATCCTTTTGCGTTTCCAACACAATCATGAAGGACATTCGACTTTCACCAAAGAAACAGGCGAAGATATACATTGCCATAGTCATTAA
- a CDS encoding cbb3-type cytochrome c oxidase N-terminal domain-containing protein produces MSDPNKEFDGIKQGENPLPAWWKWVFLGSIIFGILYPIYFHGFSDWGTTEYYSAQVKEYTELFPNKNVAIQSQDGSNPMRGNANAIASGQTTFQTYCVACHGPTGEGLVGPNLMDKEWLHGNTDAQLYENVMKGIPFERTKLGRGPMPPHEMSLGSEKVYQVLAWLASRNLEIKPTK; encoded by the coding sequence ATGAGTGACCCGAATAAAGAATTCGACGGTATAAAACAGGGAGAGAACCCTCTTCCCGCATGGTGGAAATGGGTATTTTTAGGTTCAATCATTTTCGGGATTTTATATCCGATCTATTTTCACGGCTTTTCCGATTGGGGAACAACCGAATATTATTCCGCGCAAGTGAAAGAATACACGGAACTATTTCCTAACAAAAACGTTGCCATTCAATCACAAGACGGCTCCAATCCGATGCGTGGAAATGCAAATGCAATCGCTTCCGGCCAAACCACATTCCAAACCTACTGTGTTGCCTGTCATGGACCAACTGGTGAAGGTTTGGTGGGACCGAATCTTATGGATAAGGAATGGTTACATGGAAATACAGATGCACAACTGTATGAGAACGTAATGAAAGGAATCCCTTTTGAAAGAACGAAACTGGGGAGAGGTCCAATGCCTCCTCACGAAATGAGTCTTGGATCCGAAAAAGTCTACCAAGTATTGGCTTGGCTTGCTTCTCGCAACCTCGAGATAAAGCCGACCAAGTGA
- a CDS encoding CcoQ/FixQ family Cbb3-type cytochrome c oxidase assembly chaperone produces the protein MDMDTLQIYKALRLPIMMIAIFIIALYVYRRSRKERIEEPKYRMLEED, from the coding sequence ATGGACATGGATACTTTGCAAATTTATAAAGCATTGCGGCTCCCCATTATGATGATTGCAATTTTCATCATCGCTCTTTATGTATATCGCCGCTCACGCAAAGAACGGATAGAAGAACCCAAATATCGTATGTTAGAGGAAGATTGA
- the ccoN gene encoding cytochrome-c oxidase, cbb3-type subunit I: MSSLEQKYNDGIVKGFLLSALVWGVASMLVGVWIAFQMVYPELNFGPYFTFGRLRPLHTNAAIFGFALSIIFATGYHTVQRLCRVRIWSDKLAKIHFVLYNITIALAAITLPLGMSQSKEYAELEWPLDLLIVVWFVIFIINYFATIFTRQEKQLYAAIWFYIASWVTIPILFIVNNLSVPVSFLKSYSVFSGVYDANIQWWYGHNAVAFVLTTPFLGLMYYYLPKHIKQPIYSHRLSIIHFWSLIFLYIWAGPHHLLYSPLPDWLQTTGVVFSVMLWMPSWGGMLNGFLTLTQAKEKIKTDATLKMLLVGITFYGMSTFEGPLLAIRAISALGHNTDWIVGHVHGGTLGWVGMMSFAVLYYLVPRIWNTNLYSEKLANIHFWIATLGILLYIVSMWVSGITEGSMWRAVDETGALKYPNWVQITETLKPYRLFRGIGGTMYFAGLIIMIYNLAKTMSTSGSGFKEIDLRVGLKEENAA; encoded by the coding sequence ATGAGTTCACTCGAACAGAAATATAACGATGGAATCGTAAAAGGATTCTTACTCTCTGCTTTAGTATGGGGCGTAGCTTCCATGTTAGTAGGAGTTTGGATCGCTTTTCAAATGGTATATCCCGAATTAAACTTCGGGCCCTATTTTACATTCGGAAGGCTTCGGCCATTACACACCAATGCGGCAATCTTCGGATTTGCCTTAAGTATTATCTTTGCTACAGGTTACCATACTGTTCAAAGACTGTGTCGTGTCAGAATCTGGAGCGATAAACTTGCAAAAATCCATTTCGTTCTTTATAACATAACGATCGCACTTGCTGCTATCACACTTCCGCTTGGAATGAGCCAATCGAAAGAATATGCGGAACTAGAATGGCCTTTGGATCTTTTAATTGTTGTTTGGTTTGTAATTTTCATCATAAACTATTTTGCAACAATCTTTACCAGACAGGAAAAACAACTTTATGCGGCCATTTGGTTCTATATAGCATCATGGGTAACGATCCCCATTCTGTTTATAGTGAACAACCTATCGGTTCCTGTGAGTTTCTTGAAATCCTACTCCGTTTTTTCGGGAGTATATGATGCCAATATCCAATGGTGGTACGGACACAACGCAGTCGCGTTCGTTTTGACTACGCCGTTTTTGGGACTAATGTACTATTATCTCCCGAAACATATCAAACAACCGATCTACAGTCATAGATTGTCCATCATTCATTTCTGGAGTTTGATCTTTCTTTATATCTGGGCGGGCCCTCACCACCTACTTTACTCCCCTCTTCCCGATTGGCTGCAAACAACAGGCGTCGTTTTCAGTGTGATGCTTTGGATGCCTTCCTGGGGAGGAATGTTAAACGGATTTCTTACTTTAACCCAAGCAAAAGAAAAAATCAAAACGGATGCCACCTTAAAAATGTTACTCGTTGGAATTACATTTTACGGTATGTCTACCTTTGAAGGTCCATTACTTGCGATTCGTGCGATCAGTGCACTTGGTCACAACACGGATTGGATCGTAGGACATGTCCACGGAGGAACACTCGGTTGGGTAGGAATGATGTCCTTCGCAGTGTTATACTACCTTGTTCCCAGAATATGGAATACAAATCTTTATTCCGAAAAGCTTGCGAACATTCACTTTTGGATCGCTACACTGGGAATCCTACTCTACATCGTTTCCATGTGGGTTTCCGGAATCACGGAAGGTTCCATGTGGAGAGCTGTCGATGAAACGGGAGCATTGAAGTATCCTAACTGGGTTCAGATCACCGAGACCTTAAAACCGTACAGATTGTTCAGGGGGATCGGAGGAACAATGTATTTTGCGGGATTGATCATCATGATTTATAACCTAGCGAAGACGATGTCAACATCCGGTTCAGGTTTTAAAGAAATAGATCTGAGAGTTGGATTGAAAGAGGAGAACGCAGCATGA
- a CDS encoding dienelactone hydrolase: protein MNQIELSGNLYVPVGSEFLVILILGEKEDQFLERFLQLEKNLNDHKIATFFIRSLLTDEEKEVSANRLDESLLADRLVAITKELLTNSDTKGLSFAYLGLSSIAERLFRTTSILRDEIESLVLIGDGLPTLNLVFSEIPILNIIGQLDFRGIETNKLRLSKIEAPVKKIHLIQGSPSHFEDREKWSQVSQAVLRWFFFPKSRTSEFAE from the coding sequence ATGAACCAAATCGAGCTGTCCGGAAATTTATATGTACCAGTGGGTTCCGAATTTTTAGTGATACTTATTTTAGGAGAAAAGGAAGATCAATTCCTGGAAAGATTTCTACAGCTTGAAAAAAATTTAAACGATCACAAAATAGCAACATTTTTTATTCGAAGTTTATTAACTGACGAAGAAAAGGAAGTCTCCGCAAACCGTTTGGACGAATCGCTTTTGGCCGACCGGCTTGTCGCCATTACAAAAGAGCTTCTGACAAATTCCGATACGAAAGGACTTTCATTTGCTTATTTGGGTCTCTCTTCGATTGCCGAACGATTGTTTCGCACAACATCAATTCTTCGGGATGAAATTGAAAGTTTGGTACTTATCGGTGACGGTTTACCGACGTTGAACTTAGTTTTTTCCGAAATTCCTATCTTAAATATCATTGGGCAATTGGACTTTCGCGGAATTGAAACAAATAAGCTCCGACTATCCAAAATAGAGGCACCTGTCAAAAAAATTCATCTGATTCAAGGTTCTCCGAGTCATTTCGAAGACAGAGAGAAATGGTCGCAAGTGTCGCAGGCAGTATTGCGTTGGTTTTTTTTCCCGAAATCCAGAACTTCCGAGTTTGCTGAATAA
- a CDS encoding FixH family protein, translating into MHKSLKQAFLLIGVTFLTLFLATFITVRIALAGHTPPVDSNYYEKGLNYDQTVATQKEMLSEGYDFEAAWFQKQTSLKPGKQTVAVKFIRGKETVSEADLKLKLERSATDSFNRTVKLKEISKGIYQGEIEIPFAGSWRAVLSANSKEGHLEKTRQIEIEP; encoded by the coding sequence ATGCACAAAAGCCTTAAACAAGCCTTCCTTCTGATCGGAGTTACATTTCTGACTCTTTTCCTTGCCACTTTTATTACGGTTCGAATTGCTTTGGCAGGTCATACTCCTCCCGTAGATTCCAATTACTACGAAAAAGGATTAAATTATGACCAAACAGTTGCTACACAAAAAGAAATGTTATCCGAAGGATATGATTTTGAGGCAGCTTGGTTTCAAAAACAAACTTCGTTAAAACCTGGCAAACAAACAGTCGCAGTGAAATTCATTCGTGGAAAGGAAACCGTTTCGGAAGCGGACTTAAAACTCAAGCTGGAAAGAAGCGCTACCGATTCTTTCAATCGAACTGTCAAATTGAAAGAAATTTCAAAAGGAATCTACCAAGGAGAAATTGAGATTCCTTTTGCAGGATCCTGGAGGGCCGTCCTCTCTGCAAACTCGAAGGAAGGCCATTTGGAAAAAACAAGACAGATAGAGATTGAACCTTGA
- the ccoO gene encoding cytochrome-c oxidase, cbb3-type subunit II: protein MNWFDRLLDWFSGFTDQWEKNGVKFTLYTMIAILIGGIFELVPPFFLSKTAEPITGIKPYNALELAGRDIYQKEGCSNCHTQMVRPFKWEVDRFDPQGSYGKDGYSKAGEFIYDHPFLWGSKRTGPDLAHESQIQPSAAWHKTHLINPRDTAKGSVMPAYPWLFLESAKLDPAQIADHMRGLRKVGVPYTDADIASVQSLVLGKTEGDALIAYLLKLGKDTAALSKGLQ from the coding sequence ATGAATTGGTTCGACAGATTATTGGATTGGTTTTCCGGGTTTACGGACCAATGGGAAAAGAACGGAGTCAAATTCACTCTCTATACTATGATCGCGATTCTGATCGGAGGAATTTTCGAACTCGTTCCTCCTTTCTTTCTCTCCAAAACAGCGGAGCCGATCACCGGAATCAAACCTTATAATGCGCTGGAACTCGCAGGCAGGGATATTTATCAAAAGGAAGGATGTAGCAACTGTCATACGCAAATGGTTCGTCCTTTCAAATGGGAAGTGGATCGTTTCGATCCGCAAGGCAGTTACGGAAAAGACGGTTACTCCAAAGCGGGGGAATTCATATACGACCATCCTTTTCTTTGGGGTTCCAAAAGAACGGGACCGGATTTAGCGCACGAGTCTCAGATCCAACCTTCCGCTGCATGGCATAAAACCCATTTGATCAATCCTAGAGATACTGCGAAAGGATCTGTCATGCCGGCCTACCCTTGGCTCTTTCTGGAATCGGCAAAATTGGATCCTGCCCAGATAGCAGATCATATGCGGGGACTTCGGAAAGTAGGAGTTCCTTATACGGATGCCGATATTGCTTCGGTACAATCTCTGGTACTGGGAAAAACGGAAGGAGACGCGCTCATTGCTTACCTTCTTAAATTGGGGAAAGACACTGCAGCACTTTCCAAGGGATTGCAATAA
- the ccoG gene encoding cytochrome c oxidase accessory protein CcoG, with translation MILSRPISGKIGTARKFVQSFLLLLFFATPWFRFDGMPLIRLDIPERKFFLLGNIFTPQEGYFLHLFLIAMGLSLFFFTTLVGRVWCGWACPQTIYTDIFDSIGRKIQGSKYGRKDAPLLPKIITHLSWILISCIASAAWISYFADPYLMVGSVSDLKQSGLIPGWIGFFAFFAFAMYADIAWIREQFCKYACPYARFQTVMMDAHSINITYDFKRGEPRRTGKVKIGDCTSCNMCLVVCPTGIDIREGTNVGCIACGKCSDACTQTMAKENKKTLIGYSTENQIYTRDSSIKWIRPRTIVYASSLLIVLSALSLLLWQRVPLYLSVLPDRNIPPISLGENIVRNFYEVQMQNLTQTDKVLKFEILRKDLKGNGKILIGGTEEGTVTLPANSNKRYRLFIELQLTKEDVKNKSHSILLKVSDSGDPNFFKTDEVPFLLPEGLAFHENHTKGKIVYAQKP, from the coding sequence ATGATCCTATCACGACCTATTTCAGGGAAGATCGGAACTGCACGAAAGTTCGTGCAGTCTTTTCTTCTTTTGCTTTTTTTTGCCACCCCTTGGTTTCGCTTCGACGGAATGCCTCTCATCAGATTGGACATTCCGGAAAGAAAGTTTTTTCTTTTGGGAAATATTTTCACACCTCAAGAAGGATATTTCCTGCATCTATTCCTGATAGCAATGGGTTTATCATTATTCTTCTTTACTACGTTAGTCGGTAGAGTCTGGTGCGGTTGGGCATGTCCTCAAACCATTTATACGGATATCTTCGATTCCATAGGAAGAAAGATACAAGGATCCAAATATGGTAGGAAGGATGCACCTTTACTTCCGAAAATAATCACACATCTTTCCTGGATCTTAATCAGTTGCATTGCCTCTGCTGCATGGATTTCCTATTTTGCAGATCCGTATCTGATGGTCGGATCCGTATCTGATTTGAAACAAAGCGGTTTAATCCCCGGTTGGATCGGCTTTTTTGCTTTCTTCGCTTTTGCGATGTATGCGGATATCGCCTGGATCAGAGAACAGTTTTGCAAATACGCATGTCCCTATGCACGTTTTCAAACGGTAATGATGGATGCTCACTCCATAAACATTACCTATGATTTCAAACGGGGAGAGCCTAGAAGAACAGGCAAGGTAAAGATAGGAGACTGCACTTCATGTAATATGTGTTTGGTTGTTTGTCCGACAGGGATTGATATCAGAGAAGGAACAAATGTAGGCTGTATTGCCTGCGGAAAATGTTCCGATGCATGTACGCAAACTATGGCCAAGGAGAATAAAAAAACTCTAATCGGTTATTCTACCGAAAATCAGATTTATACGAGGGATTCTTCGATCAAATGGATTCGCCCGAGGACAATCGTTTATGCAAGTTCCTTACTAATCGTTCTATCTGCATTGAGCCTGCTTCTTTGGCAAAGAGTTCCGCTTTATTTATCCGTCCTTCCCGATCGAAACATTCCACCCATATCTCTCGGAGAAAATATTGTTCGTAATTTTTATGAAGTGCAAATGCAGAACCTGACACAAACGGATAAAGTATTGAAATTCGAAATCTTAAGAAAAGACCTAAAAGGAAATGGAAAAATTCTAATCGGAGGTACGGAAGAAGGAACCGTTACATTGCCGGCAAATTCGAATAAGAGATACCGTCTATTTATCGAATTACAATTAACGAAGGAAGACGTTAAAAACAAAAGCCATTCGATCTTATTGAAAGTTTCCGATAGCGGAGACCCCAATTTTTTTAAAACCGATGAAGTTCCTTTCCTTTTACCGGAAGGACTTGCCTTCCATGAAAATCATACAAAGGGGAAAATCGTATATGCACAAAAGCCTTAA
- a CDS encoding LIC10816 family protein: MNAITIFALALLAVPVFARFAKVSKEAIVHYHLIGLGGLFMLVGEATRITADKIAPIAFLLPAIDVVTAILAYAGVVFGTVWLALHYIKHPKEI, translated from the coding sequence ATGAATGCTATAACGATTTTTGCGTTAGCTTTGTTAGCGGTTCCTGTTTTTGCTCGATTTGCAAAAGTATCGAAAGAGGCGATAGTCCACTATCATCTGATAGGGCTTGGCGGTTTGTTTATGCTAGTGGGAGAAGCCACTAGAATTACGGCGGATAAAATAGCGCCGATCGCATTCCTGCTCCCAGCGATAGATGTCGTCACAGCGATACTGGCATACGCAGGTGTTGTCTTTGGAACGGTTTGGTTAGCACTACACTATATCAAACATCCCAAAGAAATATAA
- the ccoS gene encoding cbb3-type cytochrome oxidase assembly protein CcoS, with amino-acid sequence MNALYLTIPIALSIAFGAFYVFFKSYRTGQYEDIEGPKYRMLFDEDRPKGGQ; translated from the coding sequence ATGAATGCATTGTATTTAACAATTCCGATTGCATTATCAATCGCATTCGGAGCATTTTATGTATTTTTCAAAAGTTATCGTACCGGACAGTACGAAGACATAGAAGGTCCCAAATACAGAATGTTATTTGATGAAGATCGTCCTAAGGGAGGTCAATAA
- a CDS encoding heavy metal translocating P-type ATPase, which produces MNQTVVQTNCFHCNSPIEEDHPVFTEKNGIKREYCCNGCATVSSLLLENGLDQFYQIRGTQVLEPKEPENENYESDSRMDNPSVHSEYVEVISENRSAVFVTIRGIHCSACVWLIETVLSRSPGIQDARINFGTGRLKLTFDAKKISLSKIFKIIRDLGYKPSLYSPLKAESKVSKPFKDLTFRMAAAGFCWGNIMLFSASLYVGYFEGMDINIKNLFHYVSWILATPVYFYSGYPFWKGAYESWKRHILSMDTLLFLGVSLAYFYSIYVTLRNQGEVYFDSVCTIYFFILLGKYLEAMIRFQAGTKIGELLSSLPEEYEVKRNDFWEKTSTSSIIKNDIVRLLHGSRVPVDGKLESAESFFDESFLTGESKPIRRTKGEEVKAGSICLSSNITISSSGTARESSLAQIGRLLEDSLLTKPKIQRVTDRLASIFIKIVLVVAACTFVYWWNFVSLETAILNTISVLIVACPCALGLSVPAALVVGYWMQSKEGVLIKNPETAEILAKADRIFFDKTGTLTTGKLELKEERFFSNAKRQNEYRNIAVSLESNSSHPVANAFVRTLSLSDQRTTSNHLPILPEWVSMEEHPGLGIEAKDEKENFYRIGSKKFALASETENDGWIYLSKNGFPLAAWEFGDKAREKAKESISFIKTLIPHLEILSGDVGGKVKALADELGIDDYSSNLSPSEKKDRIREAQLKGETVVMLGDGINDSACIAQADLGISMGMGSDLSLDRSDVVLIQNRLDSLPKSILISKKTRSIILQNIVLSLIYNSIMIPLAALGLMLPVICAGFMTFSSLTVVLNSLSMKRRVFS; this is translated from the coding sequence TTGAACCAAACAGTTGTTCAAACAAACTGTTTCCACTGCAATTCTCCCATAGAAGAAGATCATCCCGTATTTACTGAAAAAAACGGAATCAAACGGGAATACTGTTGCAATGGTTGCGCTACCGTCTCTTCTCTTTTATTGGAAAACGGGTTGGATCAATTTTACCAAATACGTGGAACACAAGTCCTCGAGCCGAAAGAGCCGGAAAATGAAAATTACGAATCCGATTCCAGAATGGACAATCCGTCCGTACATTCCGAATATGTAGAAGTCATTTCAGAAAATCGGAGCGCAGTATTTGTCACAATTCGAGGGATCCATTGTTCCGCCTGTGTTTGGTTAATCGAAACTGTTCTATCCCGCAGTCCCGGAATTCAAGATGCAAGAATCAATTTCGGAACAGGTAGACTTAAATTAACCTTTGACGCAAAAAAAATATCCTTAAGTAAAATATTCAAAATCATCCGGGATTTGGGATACAAACCGAGTCTCTACTCTCCACTGAAAGCGGAATCAAAAGTTTCCAAACCGTTCAAGGATCTTACCTTTCGAATGGCCGCTGCCGGTTTTTGTTGGGGCAATATCATGTTGTTCTCTGCAAGCCTTTATGTGGGATATTTTGAAGGTATGGACATCAATATAAAAAATCTTTTCCATTATGTTTCCTGGATACTCGCAACTCCCGTATATTTTTATTCAGGTTATCCGTTTTGGAAAGGAGCCTATGAATCCTGGAAACGTCACATACTTTCCATGGATACGTTATTGTTTTTAGGAGTGAGTCTAGCCTATTTTTACAGCATCTATGTGACGTTACGAAACCAAGGAGAAGTTTATTTCGATTCCGTTTGTACTATTTATTTCTTTATACTTTTGGGAAAATATTTGGAAGCCATGATCCGTTTCCAAGCAGGTACGAAGATCGGAGAATTATTATCATCTCTCCCGGAAGAATATGAAGTAAAAAGAAACGACTTCTGGGAAAAAACGTCCACTTCATCGATTATTAAAAATGACATCGTACGTTTGTTACATGGTAGTCGTGTGCCCGTGGATGGAAAATTGGAATCAGCGGAATCTTTTTTCGACGAATCCTTCCTCACGGGAGAAAGTAAACCGATTCGAAGGACCAAAGGAGAAGAAGTAAAAGCAGGTTCCATTTGTCTTTCTTCAAATATAACCATTTCTTCCAGCGGAACCGCAAGAGAAAGTTCCTTGGCGCAAATAGGAAGATTACTGGAAGACTCCCTCCTTACCAAACCTAAAATTCAAAGAGTCACGGATCGGTTGGCATCCATCTTTATCAAAATCGTTTTGGTCGTAGCGGCCTGTACTTTCGTATATTGGTGGAATTTTGTTTCATTGGAAACGGCGATACTAAATACGATCAGTGTTTTGATAGTAGCTTGTCCTTGTGCGCTCGGCTTAAGCGTTCCAGCAGCACTAGTCGTAGGTTATTGGATGCAATCCAAAGAAGGGGTTCTGATCAAAAATCCGGAAACAGCGGAAATACTCGCAAAAGCAGATCGAATCTTCTTTGATAAAACGGGAACTTTGACCACCGGTAAACTCGAATTAAAGGAAGAACGATTTTTCAGTAATGCAAAAAGGCAGAACGAATATCGTAATATAGCTGTTAGTTTAGAATCTAATTCCTCTCATCCGGTAGCAAATGCGTTCGTAAGAACCTTATCTCTTTCCGATCAAAGAACAACTTCAAATCACCTCCCGATACTGCCTGAATGGGTTTCCATGGAGGAACATCCGGGACTTGGAATCGAAGCTAAAGATGAAAAAGAAAATTTTTATCGTATAGGAAGTAAAAAATTCGCACTTGCATCCGAAACGGAAAACGACGGATGGATTTATCTGAGTAAAAACGGATTTCCGCTTGCGGCATGGGAATTCGGAGACAAGGCGAGAGAAAAAGCGAAGGAAAGTATTTCATTCATCAAAACACTGATCCCTCACCTTGAAATTCTTTCGGGAGATGTTGGCGGAAAAGTAAAAGCCTTGGCGGATGAACTGGGAATTGATGATTATTCTTCCAATCTTTCTCCATCGGAAAAAAAAGATAGAATCAGAGAAGCACAACTCAAAGGAGAAACAGTCGTTATGTTAGGAGACGGAATTAACGATTCCGCTTGTATTGCCCAAGCGGATTTGGGTATCTCCATGGGAATGGGTTCCGATCTCTCATTGGATCGTTCGGACGTAGTGCTAATTCAAAACAGATTGGATTCTCTTCCAAAATCCATTTTGATATCAAAAAAAACGAGATCCATCATTTTACAAAATATTGTTCTATCACTTATTTATAATTCGATAATGATCCCTCTGGCTGCACTAGGACTAATGCTTCCTGTCATCTGTGCCGGTTTTATGACATTCAGTTCTCTCACCGTAGTTTTGAATTCTCTATCAATGAAAAGGAGAGTATTTTCATGA
- a CDS encoding Crp/Fnr family transcriptional regulator, producing the protein MAAVIQPKSETKKYAPFDRVSEGVFTQESQIKFIRKLVAKNQILFTEGESAAGFYIVEKGSFRSFRSSGTAGKQQTFQIYTSGKWLGIRDAAYGGTYLHNAIALEDSIVQFIEESELKRLLGSDTDFQSFVFYQIAKDSVEAENKIYSLGTRQVHAKLSEFLLESMDRNAEEVDLPITREVIASIIGVTTETLVRALTDLKSRGWVDIDKRKVCVKNRLALRKLLD; encoded by the coding sequence ATGGCAGCTGTTATTCAACCGAAATCCGAAACCAAAAAATACGCTCCGTTCGATAGAGTTTCCGAAGGAGTGTTTACTCAGGAAAGTCAGATCAAATTTATTCGCAAACTGGTGGCTAAAAATCAAATTCTTTTTACGGAAGGTGAGTCTGCCGCAGGATTTTATATCGTTGAAAAAGGATCTTTTCGTTCGTTTCGATCTTCGGGAACGGCTGGAAAACAGCAGACATTCCAAATCTATACTTCCGGAAAATGGTTGGGAATCCGGGACGCAGCCTATGGCGGAACTTATCTTCATAATGCAATTGCATTGGAAGATTCCATCGTTCAGTTTATAGAAGAATCCGAGTTGAAACGACTGTTAGGCTCTGACACCGATTTTCAAAGTTTTGTTTTTTATCAAATAGCGAAAGACTCGGTGGAAGCTGAAAATAAAATCTATTCTTTGGGTACAAGACAAGTCCATGCAAAACTCTCCGAATTTTTATTGGAATCTATGGATAGAAATGCGGAAGAGGTGGACCTTCCTATCACCCGCGAAGTCATCGCATCCATCATCGGTGTTACTACGGAAACTTTGGTCAGAGCATTGACTGACTTAAAAAGCAGGGGCTGGGTTGATATCGATAAACGGAAGGTATGCGTAAAAAACAGATTAGCTCTCCGTAAGTTATTGGATTGA